A region from the Bacteroidota bacterium genome encodes:
- a CDS encoding RNA-binding S4 domain-containing protein: MRDVFIHTQPIQLYKLLKLESLVSSGGEAKMVISEGLVEVNGEIETRKRKQIVAGDVIVFGEESIKVNLDQPDNQS; the protein is encoded by the coding sequence ATGCGAGACGTATTCATCCATACACAGCCCATCCAACTCTATAAACTTTTAAAACTGGAAAGCCTGGTATCGAGCGGTGGGGAGGCAAAGATGGTTATTTCAGAGGGACTTGTCGAAGTCAATGGAGAAATAGAAACCCGGAAAAGAAAGCAGATTGTTGCCGGCGACGTGATTGTCTTTGGGGAAGAATCGATCAAAGTAAACCTTGATCAGCCCGACAACCAATCGTGA
- a CDS encoding DUF1415 domain-containing protein: protein MNTEHIEHATRQWVNKVVIDLNLCPFAQKAMAAKQVRFFVTAARTEEALLEVLQHELALLQQNPAIETSLLIHPEALRNFSDYNQFLDYADALLVAMDLEGIFQIASFHPDYQFSDTQLEDVENFTNRSPYPMLHVLREQSVEAAVCKHPAPEQIPAQNIKRLRQLGSAHMLALFDNCRNSKIP, encoded by the coding sequence GTGAACACCGAGCACATTGAGCACGCCACCCGGCAATGGGTAAACAAAGTTGTCATCGACTTGAACCTCTGCCCATTTGCGCAAAAAGCGATGGCAGCAAAGCAGGTGCGCTTCTTTGTTACGGCAGCGCGCACGGAGGAGGCATTGCTGGAAGTACTCCAGCATGAATTGGCACTGTTGCAGCAAAATCCGGCCATCGAAACCAGTTTGCTCATTCACCCCGAAGCCCTGCGCAACTTCTCTGATTACAACCAGTTTCTGGATTATGCCGACGCGCTGCTCGTTGCAATGGACCTGGAAGGCATTTTTCAGATTGCAAGCTTCCACCCCGACTACCAGTTCAGCGACACACAACTGGAGGACGTTGAGAATTTCACCAACCGCTCGCCCTACCCGATGCTGCATGTACTGCGCGAGCAAAGCGTAGAAGCTGCTGTATGCAAACATCCGGCGCCTGAACAGATACCCGCGCAAAACATCAAACGTTTACGGCAACTTGGCAGCGCCCACATGCTGGCGCTTTTCGACAATTGCCGGAATTCCAAGATACCATAG
- a CDS encoding NUDIX domain-containing protein, translating to MLKVLKACPCIVRNNRILAFRHPTAGFQIPKGSVEDYESIEEAVLRELAEESGIRSASIGSKVGELDWLIEAGTTSFVQAEHQEWHIYLVHADQPLPEAWTHSAIGSEAEQGLDFDFFWQPFNPIPEQFDPVYREVIRMVESHVS from the coding sequence ATGCTTAAAGTCCTCAAAGCCTGCCCTTGTATTGTTAGAAACAACCGTATTCTCGCGTTCAGGCATCCAACGGCTGGATTTCAGATACCAAAAGGAAGCGTGGAAGATTACGAGTCAATTGAGGAGGCAGTTCTCCGGGAATTGGCGGAGGAATCTGGTATAAGATCGGCCAGCATCGGGAGCAAGGTCGGTGAGCTTGATTGGCTGATTGAAGCCGGCACCACCAGCTTTGTGCAGGCTGAACACCAGGAGTGGCACATCTACCTGGTACACGCCGACCAACCCCTGCCCGAAGCCTGGACCCACAGCGCCATTGGCAGCGAAGCAGAACAAGGCCTTGACTTCGACTTTTTCTGGCAGCCGTTCAATCCGATACCCGAGCAGTTTGACCCGGTGTACCGTGAAGTGATCAGGATGGTTGAATCACACGTCAGCTAG
- a CDS encoding alpha/beta family hydrolase, whose product MAVKSRKSNKVLLGIRLLMPIFAVSFLVWQITSMQARNVDDALLESSATVTTTHIEEYIEFKPATDTLGAGLLFYPGALVDPVAYVPMARAIAEAGFVVRIIKVPYRMDRFPWQREAVKERTDAAVAERNWVLGGHSRGARMALAYTVENEAKLSGLLLIGSSHPREVSHANLAFPVLKIYGSRDGLASPEEVEQYKHNLPAHTIWHRVEGGNHAQFAWYGSQLGDDSATISREAQHQATVNVIVEFLNAIP is encoded by the coding sequence ATGGCTGTGAAATCAAGAAAATCTAACAAGGTCTTGTTAGGCATCCGTTTGTTGATGCCCATCTTCGCCGTGTCTTTCCTCGTCTGGCAGATTACTTCCATGCAAGCCAGGAACGTGGATGATGCACTGCTGGAAAGCTCAGCGACTGTTACAACAACCCATATCGAAGAATACATCGAATTCAAACCGGCGACCGATACCCTCGGCGCCGGCTTGCTCTTTTATCCCGGTGCACTCGTTGATCCCGTGGCTTACGTCCCGATGGCCCGTGCTATTGCCGAGGCTGGCTTTGTGGTCCGTATCATCAAAGTCCCATACCGCATGGATCGGTTTCCCTGGCAACGGGAAGCCGTGAAGGAACGCACAGATGCTGCTGTTGCAGAACGCAATTGGGTGTTGGGTGGCCATTCACGAGGCGCCCGAATGGCGCTTGCCTACACTGTAGAAAACGAAGCAAAACTGTCTGGTTTGCTCCTGATTGGCTCTTCTCATCCACGGGAAGTCAGCCATGCAAACCTGGCGTTTCCTGTATTAAAGATATATGGTTCGCGAGATGGCTTGGCGAGTCCGGAAGAGGTTGAGCAATACAAACACAATTTGCCGGCGCATACCATCTGGCACCGCGTAGAAGGAGGCAACCACGCCCAATTTGCCTGGTATGGCAGCCAATTGGGAGATGACAGCGCAACCATTTCACGCGAAGCCCAACATCAGGCGACCGTAAATGTAATTGTCGAATTTCTAAACGCCATTCCGTAA
- a CDS encoding FAD-dependent oxidoreductase, with product MSGAAKIAVVGQGIIGLSTASRLMADGHAVDIFSKDPFEATTSMAAGAYWWPHKAYPQERVSAWAASTYRRLVKESTNPASGVFMAPHFRFCLDPDDGAYARYLLDDWEAIDGAAYGRPCPEAYKMMVPVIDVPIYMPRLRNQLIQAGAKLIQEEIDHPDSLFPAYDLVVNCTGVWASTFVDDPTVYPIRGQAVRLSLPHNLQASTRIFQHDDQFTLILPRTSDVILGGTAQEGSWETSPSEQDTQTIVNRCRGIVPEIADSAILGTTVGLRPGRKTVRLERTKTAAGNPIIHNYGHGGGGFTIAWGCAEEVALLIRAQDSAQTGK from the coding sequence ATGTCTGGCGCAGCAAAAATTGCAGTTGTTGGCCAGGGTATTATTGGTCTGAGTACTGCATCCAGGCTCATGGCAGATGGGCATGCGGTAGATATTTTCAGCAAAGACCCGTTTGAAGCCACAACGTCTATGGCGGCCGGCGCGTACTGGTGGCCCCACAAAGCATACCCACAGGAACGCGTCTCGGCATGGGCGGCATCTACCTATCGCCGGCTGGTAAAAGAAAGTACAAACCCCGCTTCTGGGGTGTTCATGGCGCCACATTTCCGGTTTTGCCTGGATCCCGATGATGGGGCCTATGCCCGCTACTTGCTAGATGACTGGGAGGCCATCGATGGTGCTGCGTACGGCCGGCCTTGCCCCGAAGCCTACAAAATGATGGTGCCCGTTATCGATGTACCCATCTATATGCCCCGGCTGCGCAACCAACTGATACAGGCCGGCGCAAAGTTGATTCAGGAAGAAATAGACCACCCGGACAGCCTCTTTCCTGCCTATGATTTGGTGGTCAACTGCACGGGTGTCTGGGCCTCAACCTTTGTAGATGATCCAACGGTCTACCCGATCAGAGGGCAGGCAGTCAGGCTCTCGCTCCCGCATAACCTGCAAGCCTCCACCCGCATTTTTCAGCACGACGACCAGTTCACGCTCATTTTACCGCGCACCTCAGATGTGATCCTCGGTGGCACAGCACAGGAAGGCAGCTGGGAGACCAGCCCCAGCGAACAAGACACCCAGACTATAGTTAATCGGTGCCGCGGCATCGTTCCGGAAATTGCGGACAGCGCCATACTGGGCACAACTGTTGGACTGCGCCCGGGCAGGAAAACCGTCCGACTAGAACGGACAAAGACAGCTGCCGGTAACCCGATCATCCACAACTACGGCCACGGTGGTGGCGGATTTACCATAGCCTGGGGTTGTGCAGAAGAGGTAGCCTTATTAATCCGGGCACAGGATTCAGCACAGACAGGCAAATAA